In Streptosporangium album, the sequence TGTTCGACCACCGTTGGGGTCATGTCAGCCATCGGCGTCACCCATCTGAGCAAGTCGTTCGGCGGCGTCCGCGCCGTCGACGACCTGTCGTTCACCGTCGAGCCCGGCACGGTCACCGCCTTTCTCGGCCCCAACGGAGCGGGGAAGACCACCACGCTGCGCATGATCCTGGGTCTGGTCACCCCCACCTCGGGCACCGCGACCATCGACGGCGTGCCGTACCGCGAGCTGGTCAGGCCGATCACCACGGTCGGCGCGGTGCTGGAGGCGACGGCCTTCCATCCGGGCCTGACCGCCCGCACCCACCTGGAGGCGCTCCGCGTCGCCGCCGGGCTGGCCTCCGCACGCGTGGCGCACGTCCTGGACCAGGTCGACCTTACCGCGGCGGCCGATCGCAGGGTGCGCGGCTTCTCTCTCGGCATGCGTCAGCGGCTCGCCCTGGCCACCGCGCTCCTGGGGGACCCGGACATCCTCGTCCTCGACGAGCCCGCCAACGGGCTGGACCCGGCGGGCATGCGCTGGCTGCGGGGCTTCCTGCGGGCCTACGCCCACCAGGGGCGCACGGTCCTGGTCTCCACCCACGTGCTCACGGAGATCCAGCAGATCGCCGACCAAGTGATCATCATCTCGGCGGGGGGGCTCCTCTTCTCCGGCCCGTCGCCCGCGGGTTCCGACCTGGAGGAGTTCTACCTGGAGGTGACCGGATGAAGCGCCTGATCCACGCGGAGCTGCTCAAGGCCCGCGCGAGCCGTACCACCTGGATCCTGGCCGCGATCTCCCCGGTGTTCTGCGCGCTGTGGGCGCTGGCGGGGGTGTCGCTGATGAGCCTGGACCGTTCGATACCGCTCGGCCAAAGGGTGGAGAACGTCTACAACATGGCCCAGCAGGCCTACGTCTTCGCCCTCATCCTGGGAATCCTCGGCATGTCCGGGGAGTATCGCCACCAGACGATCACCTGGTCCTTCCTGGTCACCCCGGGGCGAGGCCGGGTGGTGACGGCCAAGCTGGCCGCCTACGGGATCATCGGCCTGCTCATGGCGGCCGTGTCCACGCTGGTGACGTCCGTCGCGGGCGCCGCCCTGCTCGCCGCCGGGGGACATCCGGTGACGACGCCGGGACTGCCGGCCGTCCTGACCGGGGCGACGCTCAGCACCGCCCTGTACGCCGTGTTCGGCGTCGCGCTCGGCGCCCTCGTCCGCAACCAGATCGCGGCGGTCACCATCGCACTGGTCTGGTTCAACGTCGGCGACTACCTGCTCACCATGCTCCTGCCGGAAATCGGTCGCTGGCTGCCGGCCGGGGCGGCCCGCGCGGTCGGCGGCATGACCCTGCGGGGCGGCGAGCTGCTGCCCGCCTGGGGCGGCGGGCTGCTGTTCGCCGCCTACGTCGCGGCGACCGTGCTCGCCGCCCGCCTGATCACGCTGCGCCGCGACGTCACATGACCTCGCTGATCGCGGCGTGGGCCGCGTCACGCATCATGGAGTGCAGCACCGCGTTGGACTCCCGTTCGGTGCGGACCTCCACGACGCGCGGCCCCTCGCCCCGCAGCGCCTTGGACAGCTGGTCGGGAGCGTCGACGGAGGTGTACGGCGTGCCGGTGGAGGCGGCCACATGGGCCAGATCCACCCCGTGCCCGGTGCCGAACAGCCGCTCGAACGGATCACGCAGCGCCGCCTGGGGCAGCAACGAGAAGATCCCGCCGCCGTCGTTGTTCACCACGACCACGCACAGGTCGGGGCGGGGCTCGCGGGGACCGAGGATCAGGCCGTTCTGGTCGTGCAGGAAGGTCAGGTCGCCCATCAGGGCGTAGGCGGGGCCGTTGTGCGCCAGGGCCGCGCCCATCGCGGCGGACACCACGCCGTCGATCCCGGCGGCACCCCGGTTGGCCAGGATCCGCACACCCCTGCGGGGACGCATCGCCTGGTCGAGGTCACGGATCGGCATGGAGGAGCCGGAGAACAGCAGCGACCCGTTGGGCAACAGGTCCACCAGGTCACGGGCCAGCCGGGGCTCGCTGAACCCGGTACCGTCCAGCACCTCGTCGATCACGGCCCTGACCGCGCCGTCGGCACGGCGCCAGGAGTGCAGCCAGGTGTCGTCTCCCGCCGCGACCGTGATCTCCACCGCCGGGGCCACCTGGGTGGCCGAGCGGGTCGGATCGGGCCAGCGGGTCAGGTCGGGGGCGACCACGATGTGCTCGTCGGCGTGCCTCAGCCAGTTCAGCAGCGGCCGGGACAGGCTCGGGCGCCCCAGGGTGACCACCAGCTCGGGCCGGTGCCGGTCGGCGAACTCGGGGGTGCCGAGCAGGAAGTGGTAGGCCGACATGGCGTGGTCGCCGTAGCGGGCGCCGCCGTTCGGCTCCGACAGCACCGGCCATCCGGCCATGCCCGCCGCCGCGACGTATCTGCGCACGTTGGACGCCCCGTCCCCGACGACCAGCACACCCCGCCTGGTCGGCGGCAGATGCAGCGCCACCGCGGGGGGCGCCACCCGCGCCCGGACCCGGGGCCCGCCGGCGTCGCCCTCCAGGGGCTCGCACCAGGAGGCGTCGCCGTCCGGGATCAGCGGTTCGCGGAAGGCCACGTTCAGATGGACCGGGCCGGGGTCGGACGGGCCCAGCGATCGTTGGTAGGCACGGCAGGCCAGCGACCGCCAGTAGGCGACCTGACCGGGACGGTCCTCGGGCACGCCGACCTCGCTGAACCAGCGGACCGCCGTGCCGTACAGCTTGATCTGGTCGACGGTCTGGCTGGCACCGGTGTCACGCAGTTCGGGTGGGCGATCGGCGGTGAGCACGAGCAACGGCACCCCCGACTCGTGCGCCTCGATGACCGCCGGGTGGAAGTTCGCCGCCGCGGTGCCGGAGGTGCAGATCAGGGCGACCGGACGCTCGCTGCGCCGGGCCAGGCCCAGCGCGAGGAAGGAGGCCGAGCGTTCGTCGATGCGAACGTGCAGCCGGATCCGGCTGTCGGCGTGCACGGCCAGGGCCAGCGGCGTCGAGCGCGAACCGGGTGCGAGCACCACATCCGTAAGGCCGCAGCGCACCAGTTCGTCGACCAGTACTGTCGCAAGCGCGGTGGCGGGGTTCAACCGCACTGCCTCCTCTAGCCATCGCACCCGGGCGGGTGTCTCCATCTGACGGGGTGCCGGAGCCTCCGTGTCCGTCCGGGGAGGACGACACACCTGCGGACCGGCACCCTCTGCGCCGTTACGGGCGGCGCGGGAACTTGCCGAACTCGGGGGCGCGCTTCTCCTTGAAGGCGTCGCGGCCCTCCTGCGCCTCCTCGCTCATGTAGTAGAGCAGGGTCGCGTCGCCGGCGAACTGCTGCATGCCCGCGGCCCCGTCGGTCACCGCGTTCAGGGCGCCCTTGAGCATGCGCAGCGCCAGCGGCGACTTCTCCAGCATCTCCCGCGCCCAGGAGACCGTCTCCTCCTCGAGCCGTTCGAGGGGGACGACCGCGTTGACCAGGCCCCAGTTCAGGGCGGTCTGCGCGTCGTACTGACGGCACAGGTACCAGATCTCGCGGGCCCGCTTCAGGCCGACGGTCTCGGCGAGCAGCCAGGAGCCGTAACCGCCGTCGAAGGAGCCCACCTTGGGGCCGGTCTGGCCGAAGACCGCGTTGTCGGCGGCGATGGACAGGTCACAGCAGACGTGCAGCACGTGGCCGCCGCCGATGGCGTAGCCCGCGATCATCGCGATGACCGGCTTGGGGCAGCGGCGGATCTGCACCTGCAGGTCGAGCACGTTGAGCCGGCCCACGTGCGGGGTGGACTTGTCGACATAGCCGTCGTTGCCGCGGATCTTCTGGTCGCCGCCGGAGCAGAAGGCCCTGTCCCCCGCGCCGGTGAAGACGATCACGCCGACCTCGGAGTCCTCCTGGGCGACGTTGAAGGCGTTCTTGAGCTCGAAGAGCGTCGTCGGGCGGAACGCGTTGTGCCGCTCCGGCCGGTTGATCGTGATCTTCGCGATGCCGTCGGCCGTCTCGTAGACGATGTCCTCGTAGTCGCCCGACCGCTTCCAGTCGGCGGCACGCACCTGGACGCTCGCCGGCACGGGACTCGCCTCGCCCGCCACCCGCTCGCTCGTGCCCGGCTCGACCCGCTCCGTGCTCACGATCGTTTCGCCCCTCTCAGCTGCACCGGGGTCCGCCCCGGCTGTCCTCTGGCTTGTCGGCACTAACCTTACGACTGTGATGACAGGTTCCGTGCACCCGGAGCGACCTTCCCCTCCGCGGGAGTTGCACGCCGTCGTGCTGCCGCCCGGACCCGAGCTGTTCTCGGCCGTCGCCGCGGCACTCGACGGCCGGGGGCCCGCCGTGCTGCCCCTCTCCCCCGACCTGCCCGCGCGGGCGCTGCGCGCCACACTGGCCGCGCTGCGCCCCAGCCACGTCAACGGAGTACGGCAGGAGCACGGCGTGGGGGTCTCCCCCGAGGTGGCCGTGGTCATCGCCACCAGCGGCACGACCGGCACCCCCAAGGGGGTCGAGCTCTCGGCCGCCGCCCTGCGCGCCTCCGCCTCGGCCTCGCTGCGCCGCCTGGACGCGCGGCCCGGCGAGCGCTGGCTCTGCTGCCTGCCGCCCTCCCACGTCTCGGGACTGCAGGTGCTGGTCAGGTCGCTGCTGAGCGAGACCGAGCCGATCGTGCACGACGGCTTCTCCCCCGAGGCGGTGCTCACCAGCGGCGCCGAGCACGTCTCCCTGGTGCCGACCCAGCTGCGCCGGCTGCTCTCCGCGGATCTGTCGGTTTTCAGGACGATCCTGCTCGGCGGCGCCGCCGCTCCCCCGGACCTGCTCGTGGCCGCCCGTGCCGCCGGGGCGCGGGTGATCACCACGTACGGCATGAGCGAGACCTGCGGTGGGTGCGTCTACGACGGCGAGCCCCTTCACGATGTAGATCTCAAGATCGGGGACGACGGCCGGATCCGCATCAGCGGCCCCATGCTGTTCTCCGGCTACCGGCTCCGTCCCGACCTCACCGCCGCCGTCCGCGACGGCGGCCGGTTCCGCACCTCCGATCTCGGCACCCTGGCCGGCGGCCGGCTCCGCGTGCTGGGCCGGGCCGACGACGTCGTCAACACCGGCGGAGAGAAGGTCGTCGCCGCGGCCGTGGCGGCCGTCGTGGCCGAACATCCCGCGATCATCGACGCCGTCGTGGTCGGCCGCCCCGACCCCGAATGGGGCGAGCGGGTGGTCGCCGTCGTCGTCTCCGCCACCCCCCCGTCCCTGGCCGAGCTCCGCGCCTTCGCCAAGGAACGGCTGCCCGCCTACGCCGCCCCCGCCGAGTTGGTCGTCCTACCCGAAATACCGCTTCTGCCCAATGGCAAGCCGGACCTCGCGGGCCTCCGTTATGGTCTTCAACGGGAACCATGAGGTGCTTTCGCACGTCCAACAGACAGCCGAAGCAGGAAGGAGGAGCTCGATGAACGTCACCCGCAGGACATGGGTCTCCGCAGGTATCGTCAGCGTGATCCTCGCCGGCGGCATATCCGTCGCGGCGGCGGCCTCGGCGGGCGGGATCGGCAGAAGCCACGACCCCGTCACCCCCGCGGTGGAGGGCGACCAGCCCGCCCCGAAGAACACATCGGCCTCCCAGAGCCCGCCCGAGGCCCCACCGTCGCCGGGGACGACTCCGCCCGCGGAGGACTACGTGGTCTCCAAGGACGTCAACCCCGACCCGCAGCAGGTCGGGCGCTACTGGACCGAACAGCGCCTCGAGGACGCCGACCCGCTGCCCATGCCGGCGGTCGAAGGCAACGTGAACGTCACCGAATAGCCCTGCCAGGCACCCGCTAATGGGTGGATCGCGGCAACCGCGATCCACCCATCATATTTTCCCCGTCAAGTCGGGAACAGAAAGTTCTTGAGTGGGGTTATTGATACGGGTGCGCAGAGCGGCTCCCTCGCCGCCTCACCCCCCACAATCTGTAAACAGACTACTCCGTGTTGGAGGAGGTGTCCTCATGCCCCAAACCGCCGCTGCGGCCTCACCTGAGGCCCCGACGACCCTTGATCAGCTCATTGACCGAGGGCGAGACCAGGGCCACCTTTCACTCGCGGAGCTGCGTCGCGCCTTCGCGGAGGCAGGGATCAGCCCGACCGAGGGCAGGTCGATTCTGCGAGAGCTCACCGAGGCCGGCGTCAGCCTGGCAGCCGAGAACGAGCCCACGCTCGCGGCCTCGCCCAAGAAGCCGGCGGCCAAGGCCGCCACCCGCAAGACGGCCACCCGCAAGACGAAGGCCGCCCCCACGGAGAAGACCGTCTCCAAGGGGAAGGCGACCGGCGGCACCGAGGCCACGGCCAAGGACGCCAAGCCCGAGATCGACGACGAGGAGTGGACCGGCCCCGACGAGACCGATCTTGAGGCCGAGCAGACCATGGACCTGGACGACCAGTCCTCGGCCATGGGCGACTCGGTGCACACCTACCTCAAGTCGATCGGCCGCCGCACGCTGCTGACCGCCGCGCAGGAGGTCGAGCTCGCCAAGCGGATCGAGGCCGGCCTCTACGCCGAGGCCAAGCTGGAAGCCGAGCCGGGGCTCTCCGCCGTCACGCGCGACGACCTGGAGTGGGTGGCCAAGGACGGCCGCCGCGCCAAGGACCACATGCTGGAGGCCAACCTCCGCCTGGTGGTCTCGGTCGCGAAGAAGTACACCGACCGTGGCATGGCCCTGCTCGACGTGGTCCAGGAGGGCAACCTCGGCCTGATCCGCGCGGTGGAGAAGTTCGACTACACCAAGGGCTACAAGTTCTCCACCTACGCCATGTGGTGGATCCGCCAGGCCATCCAGCGTGGTTTCGCCGACTCCGCCCGCACCATCCGCCTCCCTGTCCACGTGCTGGAGATGCTCTCCAAGCTGTCGCGCATCGAGCGCGACATGCACCAGCGTCTCGGGCGCGAGCCCACGCCCGAGGAGCTCGCGGTCGAGCTGGACAAGACTCCCGACCAGATCGAGGAGCTGCTCCGCACCAGCCGCCAGCCGATCAGCCTCAACGCCACGATCGGTGAGGACGGTGAGACCACCATCGGCGACCTCATCGAGGACGTCGACTCGCCCGAGGCCTCGGAGGTGGTGGACCGCCAGCTCCTCGGCGAGCAGCTGCGGGGAGTGCTCGGCAACCTCTCCCCCAGGGAGGCCAAGATCATGGCACTGCGCTTCGGCCTCGTCGACGGCAAGCCCCACACCCTCGACGAGATCGGCAAGCACCTCGGCCTGACCCGCGAGCGCATCCGTCAGCTGGAGAAGGAGTCCCTCTCCAAGCTGCGCCATCCCAGCAACACCCGTCCGCTGCTCGACTGGGCCAGCTGACCGGACCGTATGAGGCGCCGCCGTGAGCAGATCGCGGCGGCGCTCCGTCATGTTCTTGGGGACGTGTGGTCAGGGCACCGCCCGGCTGCCGCACAGATACTCTCCGCCGGCAACCCGCCCAGGACAGGCGCTTAGCACGCGATCCGGCTCCGATGTTCCTCAGGCCCCGTGTCCAGCAGCCCCTTGGCCAGGCCGCCGATGTGGGTCCGCCAGGTGGCGAGGGCTCGGGCGCGGGCCTCGGGCAGGTCGTCCGGGACGGCCCGCATCCAGTCGCTCACCGCGATCACCGGTCCGGCCGCGCCCGAGAGGGCCGAGGTGACATACGGCAGGCGCGACCGGCCGCCCGGATCGGCGAGGGCGTCCGCGTCACACGCCATCGCCTCCCTGCGCAGCTCGCTCCAGGAGGTCACCGACCACACGTCGGAGGCCACCTCCCAGTCGTCGGCGAGCATCCGCTGGGCGTCCAGCGCCCAGCGCATCGCCGTGCCGCTGGACAGCAGTTGCGCCCGCGCCCCCGGCATGGAGGCATAGCGCTGAATCCTCCGCGAGCGGCCCCGCACCCGAACTATGGTGTGGAGCTCGTGATCATGGAGGAAACACTATGAAACAGACCATAGGCATGCGGATCGGCCGGTCGGCGCTCGTGACGGTGCTTGCTGGAGGGGTCGCGCTGGCCGGCGTCGCGCCCGCCGCGAACGCCGCCTCAGCCGCCCCCGCGGCTCAGAAGATGACGATCGGGCCGTTCGGGTACGGCAGCGTGAAGCTCGGGATGTCCGCCGCGCGGGCCAAGGCGACCGGGAAGATCGTCCGCAAGACCATCAACGCCCCCACCACGTGCTCGGCCTGGGACCTGAAGGCTCAGCGGTACGGCGGCGACCGGGCGGGGTTGTTCATCTCCAGGAAGCGGGGCGTGGTCACGATCTCCGCGCCAGGCAACGTCAAGACGCCTCAGGGCATCGGCAGGGGCTCCACCCCCGCGCAGTTGAAGGCCGCCTACCCGAACCTGAAGCAGAACGCGCTGTACGGGACCTTCGCCGCCGTGCCGGGCAACCCCAAGGCGTCCTACGTCTTCCTAGCGTCGAAGAACATGGTCGTCGGTGTGATCCTGATCCTGAACGCGCAGGACTGCCTCAAGTAGTGGCCCGTCACGCGAGCCCGGCCGGCTGACCGGCCCCGGCTTCGGACGGATGAGCCCGGCGGCCCATGTCCTGTGGGCCGCCGGAGCCGATCCTCATGGCTCTTCCTACCCAGGGCCACCTGCGGGCAGCGCAGGCCGAGGGGGCGGCATGCCGGCGATCTCGCTGAGGGTCTTGACGAAGGCGCGGACGCGGGCGTTCTCCCTGTCCGATGGCCAGAGCAGGCCGTACACGATGAGCGGTGCGTCGCTGAAGGGGATGAAGGCGAGGTCGGGACGGCTGTAGTAGTGGGCGGCGCGGGCGCAGATGGGCGAGATGCCTTTGCCGGTGGCGACCAGGGAGAGCAATTCCTGCCAGTACGTGGCGCCCGGGCCGCGGGTGATGGGCCGGCCCGCGGGCGTGTGGAGTGGGTAGTGCTCCTCCAGCCAGTATGGGGGGATGGTTCCGGTGATGGTCACCAGCGGGGAGTGGGCGAGGTCTTCGAGGCAGACCGAGTCACGCCGGGCGAGGGGGTGGTCCGCGGAGACGATGAGGGCGCGGGGTTCGTGGGCGATGACGGGGCCGGTGGTGATGTCGGGTTCGTCGATGGGGAACTCGGTGAGCTGGAGGTCGAGTGCGCCGGCGCGCAGGGGGCCGAGGGGGTCGTGCAGTTGCACCTCCTGGATGTGGACGTCGCAGTCGGGGTGGCGGGAGTGGAAGGCGTCGGCAGCCTTGATCATCAGGTTGCCGTTCCAGGGGGCGGAGTAGCCGGCGCGTAGCGTGCCGTGGATGCCGACGGCCGCGTTGACGGCCCGGGCCAGTCCGGCTTCCAACTGCTGATGGGCCTGCCGTAGATCCTCGTGAAGTTGCCGGCCGATCGCGGTGAGGGTCACCCTGCGGCTGGTGCGTTCGAACAGCGGCGCCCCGACCTGCCGTTCCAGCTTCTTGATCGTCTGGCTGATCCGGCCGGTGCTCACGTGCAGGCGCTCGGCGGTGCGACCGAAGTGCAGTTCCTCGGCCAGCGCCAGGAACGCTTCGAGTTCAAGCCGTTCGAGCACTGGGCCCCCGATCGTTGAATGGGGTTAAAAGGTCGTTCCATTATCACCCCTTGTTGCGTCTTCTGCCGCATTACATCCTGATCTAGCGCTAACAGCCGCATATCGAGGGAGAACATCGTGGAACTCAGTGTCAACACCTTCGTCAGCCTCGACGGAGTCATGCAGGGCCCTGCGGAGTCCAGGAGGACCCCAGCAACGGTTTCGAACGCGGGGGCTGGATGGTGCCCCACACCGAGGCAGGCCAGCTCGACCCCATGGGCGAGTGGTTCAGGAAGGCCGACGCTTTCCTGCTGGGCCGCTCCACCTTCGAGATGATGCGCACCTACTGGTCGCGGGTGACCGATCCCGGCAACATCGTGGCCACCGCCCTCAACGGCTGGCAGAAGTACGTGGTCAGCAACACCCTGTCCGACGCCGACGCGGCCTGGGGGAGCACCACGGTGCTGCGGGGTGACATCGTCGAGCAGGTGCGCAGGCTCAAGGAACAGCCCGGCGGCGACCTG encodes:
- a CDS encoding ABC transporter permease — translated: MKRLIHAELLKARASRTTWILAAISPVFCALWALAGVSLMSLDRSIPLGQRVENVYNMAQQAYVFALILGILGMSGEYRHQTITWSFLVTPGRGRVVTAKLAAYGIIGLLMAAVSTLVTSVAGAALLAAGGHPVTTPGLPAVLTGATLSTALYAVFGVALGALVRNQIAAVTIALVWFNVGDYLLTMLLPEIGRWLPAGAARAVGGMTLRGGELLPAWGGGLLFAAYVAATVLAARLITLRRDVT
- a CDS encoding ABC transporter ATP-binding protein; amino-acid sequence: MSAIGVTHLSKSFGGVRAVDDLSFTVEPGTVTAFLGPNGAGKTTTLRMILGLVTPTSGTATIDGVPYRELVRPITTVGAVLEATAFHPGLTARTHLEALRVAAGLASARVAHVLDQVDLTAAADRRVRGFSLGMRQRLALATALLGDPDILVLDEPANGLDPAGMRWLRGFLRAYAHQGRTVLVSTHVLTEIQQIADQVIIISAGGLLFSGPSPAGSDLEEFYLEVTG
- a CDS encoding dihydrofolate reductase family protein, which produces MVPHTEAGQLDPMGEWFRKADAFLLGRSTFEMMRTYWSRVTDPGNIVATALNGWQKYVVSNTLSDADAAWGSTTVLRGDIVEQVRRLKEQPGGDLQVHGSWQLARTLHDAGLVDTYRLIQFPVVVGEGKRLFADGAIPATYRITESEVLGGGAGAVSLTLRQAGFGTTGTGEFVVRDGAEAIA
- the menD gene encoding 2-succinyl-5-enolpyruvyl-6-hydroxy-3-cyclohexene-1-carboxylic-acid synthase; translated protein: MNPATALATVLVDELVRCGLTDVVLAPGSRSTPLALAVHADSRIRLHVRIDERSASFLALGLARRSERPVALICTSGTAAANFHPAVIEAHESGVPLLVLTADRPPELRDTGASQTVDQIKLYGTAVRWFSEVGVPEDRPGQVAYWRSLACRAYQRSLGPSDPGPVHLNVAFREPLIPDGDASWCEPLEGDAGGPRVRARVAPPAVALHLPPTRRGVLVVGDGASNVRRYVAAAGMAGWPVLSEPNGGARYGDHAMSAYHFLLGTPEFADRHRPELVVTLGRPSLSRPLLNWLRHADEHIVVAPDLTRWPDPTRSATQVAPAVEITVAAGDDTWLHSWRRADGAVRAVIDEVLDGTGFSEPRLARDLVDLLPNGSLLFSGSSMPIRDLDQAMRPRRGVRILANRGAAGIDGVVSAAMGAALAHNGPAYALMGDLTFLHDQNGLILGPREPRPDLCVVVVNNDGGGIFSLLPQAALRDPFERLFGTGHGVDLAHVAASTGTPYTSVDAPDQLSKALRGEGPRVVEVRTERESNAVLHSMMRDAAHAAISEVM
- a CDS encoding AMP-binding protein; the encoded protein is MTGSVHPERPSPPRELHAVVLPPGPELFSAVAAALDGRGPAVLPLSPDLPARALRATLAALRPSHVNGVRQEHGVGVSPEVAVVIATSGTTGTPKGVELSAAALRASASASLRRLDARPGERWLCCLPPSHVSGLQVLVRSLLSETEPIVHDGFSPEAVLTSGAEHVSLVPTQLRRLLSADLSVFRTILLGGAAAPPDLLVAARAAGARVITTYGMSETCGGCVYDGEPLHDVDLKIGDDGRIRISGPMLFSGYRLRPDLTAAVRDGGRFRTSDLGTLAGGRLRVLGRADDVVNTGGEKVVAAAVAAVVAEHPAIIDAVVVGRPDPEWGERVVAVVVSATPPSLAELRAFAKERLPAYAAPAELVVLPEIPLLPNGKPDLAGLRYGLQREP
- a CDS encoding RNA polymerase sigma factor codes for the protein MPQTAAAASPEAPTTLDQLIDRGRDQGHLSLAELRRAFAEAGISPTEGRSILRELTEAGVSLAAENEPTLAASPKKPAAKAATRKTATRKTKAAPTEKTVSKGKATGGTEATAKDAKPEIDDEEWTGPDETDLEAEQTMDLDDQSSAMGDSVHTYLKSIGRRTLLTAAQEVELAKRIEAGLYAEAKLEAEPGLSAVTRDDLEWVAKDGRRAKDHMLEANLRLVVSVAKKYTDRGMALLDVVQEGNLGLIRAVEKFDYTKGYKFSTYAMWWIRQAIQRGFADSARTIRLPVHVLEMLSKLSRIERDMHQRLGREPTPEELAVELDKTPDQIEELLRTSRQPISLNATIGEDGETTIGDLIEDVDSPEASEVVDRQLLGEQLRGVLGNLSPREAKIMALRFGLVDGKPHTLDEIGKHLGLTRERIRQLEKESLSKLRHPSNTRPLLDWAS
- a CDS encoding LysR family transcriptional regulator; the protein is MLERLELEAFLALAEELHFGRTAERLHVSTGRISQTIKKLERQVGAPLFERTSRRVTLTAIGRQLHEDLRQAHQQLEAGLARAVNAAVGIHGTLRAGYSAPWNGNLMIKAADAFHSRHPDCDVHIQEVQLHDPLGPLRAGALDLQLTEFPIDEPDITTGPVIAHEPRALIVSADHPLARRDSVCLEDLAHSPLVTITGTIPPYWLEEHYPLHTPAGRPITRGPGATYWQELLSLVATGKGISPICARAAHYYSRPDLAFIPFSDAPLIVYGLLWPSDRENARVRAFVKTLSEIAGMPPPRPALPAGGPG
- a CDS encoding transketolase-like TK C-terminal-containing protein, translating into MRGRSRRIQRYASMPGARAQLLSSGTAMRWALDAQRMLADDWEVASDVWSVTSWSELRREAMACDADALADPGGRSRLPYVTSALSGAAGPVIAVSDWMRAVPDDLPEARARALATWRTHIGGLAKGLLDTGPEEHRSRIAC
- the menB gene encoding 1,4-dihydroxy-2-naphthoyl-CoA synthase, with the translated sequence MRAADWKRSGDYEDIVYETADGIAKITINRPERHNAFRPTTLFELKNAFNVAQEDSEVGVIVFTGAGDRAFCSGGDQKIRGNDGYVDKSTPHVGRLNVLDLQVQIRRCPKPVIAMIAGYAIGGGHVLHVCCDLSIAADNAVFGQTGPKVGSFDGGYGSWLLAETVGLKRAREIWYLCRQYDAQTALNWGLVNAVVPLERLEEETVSWAREMLEKSPLALRMLKGALNAVTDGAAGMQQFAGDATLLYYMSEEAQEGRDAFKEKRAPEFGKFPRRP